One part of the Deltaproteobacteria bacterium genome encodes these proteins:
- a CDS encoding heme lyase CcmF/NrfE family subunit has product MLADLGFYLLLLCLVSTCYGVVAAVLAALWRHRRLYRSSRLALTASCTMASVAALMLWYLFFNRDYSVAYIFKTSSNDLPQIYTLTAFWSSLEGSHFLWTLLLCIYGTIALWTYSKDNEHIMPYVSASIQAVLGWMFYLLLSHSDPFLRLFPARPDGQGMNTLLQNPYMAIHPPTLFTGYTALAIPAAYSVAALCYGDITEGWLKTTRRWTLYAWCALTAGIILGGHWAYVELGWSGYWAWDPVENSSFIPWLFCTSLLHSLVVQDKLGHLKRLTIILAFLAFFFSFFGTFITRSGVISSVHSFAESPIGPNYLAFLAAMLLAVAVIYGFRAPSILPPEADKAWGVSKESALVITQFLLLTLAAIVCVGTLYPIVSEAITGERTTVQAPYFNAFAPWIGLGLVVAIALGNLMRYQTNKMPGGPRLMIGAAVVALPLTAVLVIGGDVMSTKKPFNLAAQVVGLFLCAWSTVSLTGDLVQRLRDIRFKLGLFLSRNLAYVGGYIAHIGLLIAIAGFLGNYRGLQKIATLNSGETVDFYGYQLRFDEIKELQKDNATLYQGALEVTRAGAPIGAITPARSRYPTSTNLNHEVALMSTFWHDLYVTLSDFDRENGRKATFELHINPTVRFVWIAAFVMVIGGIIAMFDRYRGNKSRDAIRAAL; this is encoded by the coding sequence ATGCTCGCTGATTTAGGCTTTTACCTACTGTTACTGTGCCTCGTCAGTACTTGCTACGGAGTGGTGGCGGCGGTGCTTGCAGCACTTTGGCGTCACCGGCGGCTCTACCGCTCCTCACGCCTAGCCCTGACAGCTAGTTGCACCATGGCCAGCGTCGCTGCGCTGATGCTTTGGTATCTCTTTTTCAACCGGGACTACTCCGTCGCTTACATCTTCAAGACTTCGAGCAATGACCTGCCGCAGATCTATACGCTGACAGCGTTTTGGTCGTCGCTTGAGGGGTCGCACTTCCTCTGGACGCTGCTCCTTTGCATCTATGGGACCATTGCACTGTGGACCTACAGTAAGGACAATGAGCACATCATGCCTTACGTCTCAGCCAGTATACAGGCTGTGCTGGGCTGGATGTTTTACCTGCTGCTCAGTCACTCCGATCCCTTTTTGCGCCTGTTCCCGGCCCGTCCTGACGGTCAGGGGATGAACACCCTGTTGCAGAATCCCTACATGGCGATTCACCCACCTACCCTCTTTACCGGCTATACTGCACTAGCCATTCCGGCAGCTTACAGTGTGGCGGCCCTGTGCTACGGCGATATTACTGAGGGCTGGCTTAAGACCACGCGCCGGTGGACGCTCTACGCTTGGTGCGCTCTAACGGCTGGGATTATCCTCGGTGGCCACTGGGCCTACGTCGAGCTGGGTTGGTCTGGCTACTGGGCCTGGGACCCGGTGGAGAATTCTAGTTTCATTCCGTGGCTCTTTTGCACGTCGTTACTCCATTCGCTCGTAGTGCAGGACAAACTCGGGCACCTCAAAAGGCTCACGATTATCTTGGCGTTCCTGGCCTTTTTCTTTAGCTTCTTCGGTACCTTTATCACGCGCTCGGGAGTGATTAGCTCGGTACACTCTTTTGCCGAGTCACCGATCGGTCCCAACTACCTGGCTTTCCTGGCTGCCATGCTGCTGGCGGTGGCGGTGATTTACGGCTTCCGTGCCCCGTCCATCCTGCCACCCGAGGCCGACAAGGCATGGGGGGTGTCTAAGGAGTCAGCCCTGGTCATCACGCAGTTTTTACTGCTGACGCTGGCGGCGATCGTCTGCGTTGGGACCTTGTATCCGATCGTATCAGAGGCCATCACGGGCGAGCGGACGACAGTACAGGCGCCTTACTTCAATGCTTTCGCTCCCTGGATCGGGCTCGGCCTCGTGGTCGCCATCGCCCTTGGCAACCTCATGCGCTACCAGACCAATAAGATGCCGGGCGGCCCGCGTCTCATGATCGGGGCAGCCGTAGTGGCGCTACCGCTGACGGCAGTCCTGGTGATTGGCGGCGATGTCATGAGCACTAAGAAGCCGTTCAACTTGGCGGCGCAGGTAGTCGGTCTATTCCTGTGCGCTTGGTCCACCGTAAGTCTGACGGGTGACCTGGTGCAGAGGCTGCGGGACATCCGCTTTAAGCTCGGACTCTTTCTCAGCCGCAACCTGGCCTACGTTGGTGGCTACATCGCGCACATCGGGCTTCTGATCGCCATTGCCGGGTTCCTCGGTAACTACCGCGGCCTGCAAAAGATCGCCACCCTGAACTCGGGCGAGACGGTCGACTTCTATGGCTACCAGCTGCGCTTTGATGAGATCAAAGAGCTGCAAAAAGATAACGCCACGCTTTATCAAGGAGCGCTTGAAGTGACCCGCGCCGGTGCACCGATAGGTGCCATCACGCCAGCGCGTAGCCGCTATCCCACGTCGACCAACCTCAATCACGAGGTGGCGCTGATGTCGACCTTCTGGCACGACCTCTATGTCACCCTGTCCGACTTTGATCGGGAGAACGGGCGCAAGGCCACCTTTGAACTCCACATCAACCCGACCGTTCGGTTTGTCTGGATTGCCGCTTTTGTCATGGTGATTGGTGGCATCATCGCGATGTTTGATCGCTACCGAGGCAATAAGAGTCGGGACGCCATTCGTGCGGCGCTATGA